In a genomic window of Melopsittacus undulatus isolate bMelUnd1 chromosome 1, bMelUnd1.mat.Z, whole genome shotgun sequence:
- the LOC115946278 gene encoding WD repeat-containing protein 60-like: MSEPPFQIASMDENGILNIWVVVELQKVDLAGSQTDLGLVPGGKVKLVHSSTMDLNNSLFPKDVRQRMPQALTIKFLSSNPNNFIVGTNIGLVGHGTRHDLKVFPKLFKPKESGLRSVSINAIDFFPFGEPLFLVGCSDGSIRLHQIASEYPLMQWNDSTNGQPIITLQWALTRPAVFFVLDASSNIYIWDLLENDLLPVAKQAIPENVVTMALLGEPEKTNGLLGIVLAQESGEIDIQYVKKKWALPQPEESEKLHLILLQSF; the protein is encoded by the exons ATGTCAGAGCCTCCATTTCAGATAGCTTCAATGGATGAAAATGGAATCCTCAATATATGG GTAGTTGTTGAGTTACAAAAAGTGGATTTAGCTGGTTCACAAACTGATTTAG gTTTAGTTCCTGGAGGAAAAGTGAAGTTAGTACATAGCTCGACTATGGACTTGAATAACAG CCTTTTCCCAAAGGATGTGCGCCAGAGAATGCCTCAGGCACTGACCATTAAATTTCTGTCTTCTAATCCTAATAATTTCATTGTTGGAACAAACATT GGACTGGTAGGCCATGGTACAAGACATGATTTAAAAGTTTTTCCAAAGCTATTCAAACCCAAGGAGAGCGGACTGAGATCAGTAAGCATCAATGCAAttgatttcttcccttttggAGAGCCACTATTCTtg GTTGGCTGTTCAGATGGAAGTATCCGATTGCACCAAATTGCATCAGAGTATCCCCTCATGCAGTGGAATGACAGCACAAATGGGCAGCCAATAATTACCCTGCAGTGGGCTTTAACAAGAcctgctgtgttttttgttcTGGACGCATCATCTAATATTTACATTTGGGATCTTCTGGAAAACGATTTGTTGCCTGTGGCAAAACAGGCTATTCCAGAGAA TGTTGTAACTATGGCTCTGCTGGGAGaaccagaaaaaacaaatggattGTTAGGCATTGTGCTGGCCCAGGAGTCTGGAGAGATAGACATTCAGTATGTAAAGAAGAAGTGGGCATTACCTCAGCCTGAGGAATCTGAAAAACTACATCTCATTTTACTGCAGTCTTTCTAG